One window from the genome of Lachancea thermotolerans CBS 6340 chromosome B complete sequence encodes:
- a CDS encoding SUR7/PalI family protein (similar to uniprot|Q07651 Saccharomyces cerevisiae YDL222C FMP45 The authentic non-tagged protein was localized to the mitochondria cell cortex protein not required for growth on nonfermentable carbon sources required for viability in stationary phase): MDRKGFFNNSLSRLNSKSNLASNNQRSENMRFKQSVTFVFLVLLLGAGLLSFLAILGGARNTGVLRNLYWLEANTSGFGNAPATTRWYNYEWCGYEGGSAQDCSSRRPAQPFSPRDNFGASDAMPATFVNNRKTYYYLSRVAWAMLLVGLVFIVMAIVPLLATVFAASTWVASLSTVWLWSALFFVTLAACLYTGCYVKARNAFADNGRRAKLGSKNFAFIWTSVALLLICALWSTITTAVFGINKVRSNRRDSHGYDSYEGDKATTMDTYGDSDHPASSPTKFKYFKRIRRYQAPAAPPATMATNYDEENIPAAPR; encoded by the coding sequence ATGGATCGTAAAGGGTTCTTCAATAATTCACTAAGCAGACTAAATTCGAAGAGTAATTTAGCAAGCAACAATCAAAGATCAGAAAATATGCGTTTTAAACAGTCTGtaacttttgttttcttggttCTGCTACTGGGTGCAGGGCTGCTTTCATTTTTAGCGATTTTGGGAGGGGCGCGGAACACGGGTGTACTGCGGAACCTCTACTGGCTCGAAGCGAATACTTCGGGCTTCGGCAATGCTCCGGCGACGACCAGATGGTATAATTACGAGTGGTGTGGGTACGAGGGTGGCAGCGCGCAGGACTGCTCGTCGAGGCGGCCGGCGCAGCCTTTCTCGCCCCGCGATAACTTTGGAGCGAGTGACGCGATGCCAGCGACATTTGTTAACAACCGCAAAACGTACTACTATCTGTCGCGCGTTGCGTGGGCGATGCTGCTGGTGGGgcttgttttcattgtGATGGCAATTGTACCGCTTTTGGCGACTGTTTTTGCAGCGTCGACTTGGGTGGCGTCCTTGTCTACAGTTTGGCTGTGGTCAGCGCTATTCTTCGTGACGCTCGCGGCATGCCTCTACACAGGCTGCTACGTCAAAGCGCGCAACGCGTTTGCGGACAATGGCCGGCGCGCGAAGCTGGGGTCGAAAAACTTTGCCTTCATATGGACTAGCGTGGCGCTCCTGCTGATATGTGCTTTGTGGTCGACAATCACGACCGCAGTGTTTGGAATCAACAAAGTGCGCAGTAACAGGAGGGACAGTCATGGTTATGATTCGTATGAAGGAGACAAAGCCACGACCATGGACACGTATGGCGACTCAGATCATCCGGCGAGTTCCCCAACGAAATTCAAATATTTCAAGAGGATACGCCGCTATCAAGCGCCTGCGGCCCCTCCAGCTACAATGGCCACTAattatgatgaagaaaatatcCCGGCCGCCCCTCGTTAG
- the HBT1 gene encoding Hbt1p (weakly similar to uniprot|Q07653 Saccharomyces cerevisiae YDL223C HBT1), with amino-acid sequence MVMIRNSHKDESSTTQDYESSRQNVSAQGNTSTTATRDTSSGSSNNPFAPQRAVRGIKAFDVGSEHNSTTQEHSSQTQEYGSHQSQHSQRQAPVSSSSGGNGQPSDDSSRGAQQPHFHRADAPVAGVPGVRNHQSGPSLEESSHSQGHGGFLSSTGHHERHEQGSTHQAKSQEIYGHQSGAPSTSAQGNDDSLRGFQHTSGHQHGTEQAVLGTAPVSHSKHTTGVTSGANLEQETGARNPQQGHTSNESAGHDTNRPSDNSYSKSTETRAPQTGPRTTEKGTSFSTTLPIGALGQERSTSSPTNPTESSDQHKRGVFRLKSSKSGTETSGKESEGRKNSEGRKNSLIQEAIGLKNKINEQRKHLGRKNSSGESGQKTSSTGTASGAPEPGIRHTQDRDSSLSSSNREHKPSIPGSFTTEPESGGQSYGTQFSGTTAAAGESRTSGTADTSRHQRQGLSEPQEISETEGRPHAHTQKQSLPAHYISANEVTGPGAQIIAAPSGGQKQQPGNEQEQLLGSEQHRLLSSHQDRQTGGERGQHLASEHSQHLGSEHNRQLGSEHAQPTHHHQNLGTEHNRSSGRDTSRGHEMGKVESGLTGIPERSHDVGADVPQGEGLNLSRDEKAGYEEYNPSGKGSMDAEARRRSSLAESNDSYNERNRTKSRSMSLGTGPTAGVSKTQSDQSNSPTSPTEGNKEPSTLTGTIKDAWDAVTGKRHTSESEPQQKQAKESTGKRSSDVENEGFSSRQNENNTGIGGKPLTRSGGEYATGVGESHLTHERPEKPSSAMKGSRSTKPEGETHGYSQRKNQGESANKHLGDLEGRKTKENRSSGSHHDDVDPKTRSSETSHPQMETRYERHTTTSPSQSPQEGIQRYEEENVYAKEVVNMPSLVDPSQPTYGSGDRNRTSTSETTSYVTHGSQGKRNVSVGSAGGHEQMTEPSQMPVEKNEHSYEERIPRSERERFDKLKEEHIENRNKNEPHLQPAKAAASAAYPPKTQQGAT; translated from the exons ATGGTTATGATTC GAAACTCGCACAAGGACGAAAGCAGCACCACGCAGGACTACGAATCCTCGAGGCAAAACGTTTCCGCGCAAGGAAACACGTCCACTACTGCCACAAGAGACACTTCTTCAGGCTCGTCTAACAACCCATTCGCTCCCCAAAGAGCAGTGCGTGGCATTAAGGCTTTTGATGTCGGCTCCGAGCACAACAGCACTACTCAGGAGCACAGCAGTCAAACTCAAGAGTATGGTTCGCACCAGAGCCAACACTCCCAGCGCCAAGCACCTGTGTCCAGCTCGTCTGGAGGTAATGGTCAACCAAGTGATGATTCGAGTAGAGGTGCCCAACAGCCTCATTTTCACCGTGCTGATGCGCCAGTTGCTGGGGTTCCCGGAGTTCGCAACCATCAATCCGGGCcatctttggaagagtcCTCGCATTCTCAGGGTCACGGAGGCTTCCTGTCGTCAACAGGCCACCATGAAAGACACGAACAAGGTTCAACGCACCAGGCCAAATCCCAGGAAATCTATGGCCACCAAAGCGGTGCACCTTCCACTAGCGCTCAAGGTAACGACGATTCGTTAAGAGGCTTCCAGCACACGTCAGGCCACCAGCATGGAACTGAGCAGGCAGTGCTTGGAACTGCGCCAGTCTCGCACTCTAAACATACTACCGGGGTGACTTCCGGAGCTAATCTTGAGCAGGAAACCGGAGCAAGAAACCCTCAACAAGGTCATACATCCAATGAATCGGCCGGGCATGACACAAACCGCCCCTCTGACAACTCTTATTCAAAGTCCACCGAGACCAGAGCGCCTCAGACAGGGCCCCGCACGACTGAGAAGGGAACATCTTTTAGCACCACACTACCTATCGGTGCACTTGGACAGGAAAGATCGACAAGTTCCCCCACTAATCCAACAGAGTCTTCTGACCAGCACAAGAGGGGTGTTTTCCggctgaagagctcaaagagtGGGACCGAGACCAGTGGTAAAGAGAGCGAAGGGAGAAAGAACAGCGAGGGAAGGAAAAACAGCTTAATTCAGGAAGCAATTGGcctcaaaaacaaaattaacGAACAACGTAAGCACCTTGGTAGAAAGAACTCGTCGGGCGAATCAGGGCAGAAGACTTCTTCTACTGGAACTGCAAGTGGCGCCCCAGAACCCGGAATTCGCCATACTCAAGACCGAGACAGCAGCTTGTCATCTTCCAACCGCGAACATAAGCCTTCAATTCCTGGCTCTTTTACTACAGAACCAGAGAGCGGAGGTCAATCTTATGGGACTCAATTCTCCGGCACTACTGCAGCTGCCGGTGAATCTAGGACCAGCGGGACAGCGGACACCTCTCGCCACCAAAGGCAAGGCTTGTCTGAACCACAGGAGATTTCTGAAACTGAGGGTCGTCCTCACGCGCACACTCAAAAGCAGTCTTTGCCTGCCCACTATATTAGCGCCAACGAGGTCACAGGGCCAGGTGCTCAGATTATAGCGGCTCCAAGTGGTGGACAGAAGCAACAGCCTGGAAATGAACAAGAACAGCTTTTGGGCAGTGAGCAACATCGTTTGTTGAGCAGTCACCAAGACCGCCAAACGGGCGGTGAGCGCGGCCAACATCTAGCTAGTGAGCACAGCCAACATTTAGGCAGTGAGCACAACCGTCAGCTGGGTAGCGAACACGCTCAGCCCACCCACCACCACCAGAACTTAGGTACCGAGCACAATCGCTCGTCGGGGAGAGATACGAGCAGAGGCCATGAAATGGGAAAGGTGGAATCAGGCTTAACAGGTATTCCGGAGCGTTCCCATGATGTTGGCGCTGACGTTCCCCAAGGAGAGGGGCTCAATTTGTCCCGCGACGAAAAGGCTGGATATGAGGAGTACAACCCCTCTGGAAAGGGCAGCATGGACGCTGAGGCTAGACGCCGCTCTTCTCTTGCTGAATCTAACGATTCATACAATGAACGGAATCGCACCAAGAGCAGAAGCATGAGCCTTGGGACAGGCCCCACGGCAGGTGTTTCAAAGACGCAATCTGACCAATCTAACTCGCCAACAAGCCCAACTGAGGGCAACAAGGAGCCCTCCACGCTAACTGGTACGATCAAGGATGCTTGGGACGCCGTCACAGGCAAACGTCACACCAGCGAATCTGAACCTCAGCAAAAGCAAGCGAAGGAATCTACGGGCAAGCGGTCTTCCGATGTTGAGAACGAGGGTTTCTCAAGCCGtcaaaatgaaaacaacacTGGTATTGGAGGAAAGCCTTTGACCAGATCTGGAGGTGAATACGCCACTGGCGTGGGAGAGTCGCACCTTACTCACGAAAGGCCTGAAAAGCCATCATCAGCCATGAAGGGGTCACGGTCCACAAAGCCAGAGGGCGAAACTCATGGATATTCGCAGCGTAAGAATCAAGGAGAGTCCGCCAACAAGCACTTGGGCGACCTTGAAGGTAGAAAGACCAAAGAAAACCGGTCTTCCGGTTCTCATCACGATGATGTCGACCCAAAGACTAGATCGTCTGAGACAAGCCATCCTCAAATGGAGACAAGGTACGAGAGACACACCACCACCAGTCCTTCGCAAAGCCCACAAGAGGGTATTCAACGTTATGAGGAGGAGAACGTTTATGCTAAGGAGGTGGTTAACATGCCAAGTTTGGTTGATCCTTCTCAACCCACATATGGATCTGGCGACAGGAACAGGACATCGACAAGCGAGACTACTTCTTACGTTACTCACGGCTCCCAGGGAAAGAGAAATGTGTCTGTGGGATCTGCGGGCGGCCATGAGCAGATGACAGAGCCTTCGCAAATGCCCGTTGAGAAAAACGAACATAGTTACGAGGAACGGATTCCTCGCAGCGAGCGCGAGCGGTTCGATAAGTTGAAGGAAGAACACATTGAAAACCGCAACAAAAACGAGCCACACCTTCAGCCAGCAAAGGCTGCTGCCTCTGCTGCGTATCCTCCAAAGACTCAACAAGGCGCAACTTGA
- a CDS encoding KLTH0B07524p (no similarity), which translates to MHHNKDKSSEARFSYLQLAVGPIKGSAAKERQQGNLTSDGQKREEHNATEQASIRDGKQASGLEPNREGRRKVQAWGGSKSKKTRSQEFMFKEIRKDPADSSILVDPNSDKLESAQAQLQLLFDDLAGDREGSAARQQSTIAKMQTDFNKIQHCEIDPRELDSAPSYSSARY; encoded by the coding sequence ATGCACCATAACAAAGATAAATCTTCTGAAGCTCGTTTTTCCTACTTGCAGCTCGCTGTGGGCCCTATAAAAggctcggcggctaaagAACGTCAGCAAGGTAATCTGACTTCGGACGGGCAGAAAAGGGAAGAACATAACGCCACAGAGCAAGCTAGCATTCGTGATGGAAAGCAAGCGTCCGGCCTTGAACCAAACCGAGAAGGGAGGCGCAAAGTGCAGGCCTGGGGCGGGTCGAAAAGTAAAAAGACGAGGTCTCAGGAATTCATGTTCAAGGAAATCAGAAAAGACCCCGCAGACTCATCCATACTTGTCGATCCAAATTCTGATAAATTGGAGAGCGCGCAAGCccagcttcagcttctATTCGACGACCTTGCCGGGGACCGTGAAGGCTCCGCAGCGCGCCAGCAAAGCACGATCGCGAAAATGCAGAcagacttcaacaaaataCAGCACTGCGAAATAGATCCGCGTGAGCTCGACTCAGCTCCGTCTTACAGCTCTGCTAGATATTGA
- a CDS encoding RNA-binding protein (some similarities with Saccharomyces cerevisiae YDL224C WHI4 and to uniprot|P34761 Saccharomyces cerevisiae YNL197C WHI3), producing the protein MSVVNSTSPLDNSGFSLHRGFSTSSENLGGIGTPGNSSPAHQGSLGIAGSSSSNNSPLHLATMLNNLALTGSASQGNSSSSGQGPFLLRLKNVPQDITLRECYAIFALAHGVNTVELARQPSDINNFDKICEVVARFDSLHLVSQYATILDSKPHIFGPAFPYKPQVEVLDELTQQHIPFDKSLSPRHQLHTLPQPNLQHSQTLDQRQHPQPQPPSLQQRSQQQQPQQPQQQQQQQQQQQQQQQQQQQQQQQQPNAFQLPGSSNVVSPPQSASSAKRPGLYGQRSRFSFSDSFNADSSQQSQGTNQDIASAPFKSQDVGKSFLLMENDEINESIWGSNGGVPSSISGLATTSQPPTPSMEWGPPQRRQSSSFFSSVNTGTVPANELASMHIASAIPHQMGSALQQHPNLPYGLVGQGSTSTATTATDLTIAPNSQNQQPPQSQIISGTQQQQETQANNGTPKASAQRSSTSKSSQPNVNASQKTPSSTSISSSGGISQVDLSLLARVPPPANPADQNPPCNTLYVGNLPPDATEHELRQLFSTQKGFRRLSFRNKNTNGNGHGPMCFVEFEDVAHATRALAELYGRQLPRSGTSHNNKGGIRLSFSKNPLGVRGPNSRRSGNGGSVSNGNYSYATAFSK; encoded by the coding sequence ATGTCCGTGGTCAACAGCACTTCGCCCCTTGACAACAGTGGGTTCTCCTTGCATCGCGGGTTCAGCACGAGCTCCGAGAATTTGGGAGGCATCGGCACACCCGGCAACTCGTCCCCGGCCCACCAGGGCTCGTTGGGCATCGCgggctccagctccagcaacaaTTCGCCACTGCATCTCGCCACCATGCTTAACAACCTTGCATTGACGGGTTCGGCCTCGCAGGGAAACAGCAGCTCCTCGGGTCAGGGgcccttcttgttgagaCTGAAGAATGTGCCGCAGGACATTACGCTAAGGGAGTGTTATGCGATTTTCGCCCTTGCGCACGGTGTCAACACCGTCGAGCTCGCCAGACAACCCAGTGATATCAACAACTTCGACAAGATTTGCGAGGTGGTTGCCAGATTCGACTCTTTGCATTTGGTGTCCCAGTATGCCACCATACTTGACAGCAAGCCGCACATTTTCGGCCCCGCCTTCCCGTACAAGCCTCAAGTCGAGGTTCTCGATGAGTTGACTCAGCAGCATATTCCTTTTGACAAAAGTTTATCCCCCCGGCACCAGCTTCATACATTACCGCAACCCAACCTACAGCATTCCCAAACCCTTGACCAAAGACAGCACCCGCAACCCCAGCCGCCATCCCTGCAACAGCGGTcccagcaacagcaaccaCAGCAAccacagcaacaacagcaacaacagcaacaacagcaacaacagcaacaacaacagcaacaacagcaacaacaacaaccaAATGCATTCCAACTACCCGGTTCTTCTAACGTGGTCTCGCCACCACAGTCTGCATCCTCTGCCAAAAGACCTGGCTTGTACGGCCAGCGGTCGAGATTTTCCTTTTCCGATTCTTTCAACGCAGACAGCTCACAACAATCCCAAGGTACAAACCAAGATATCGCCAGTGCTCCCTTCAAGTCACAAGATGTTGGCAAATCGTTTTTGCTTATGGAAAACGACGAAATCAACGAAAGCATTTGGGGATCAAACGGCGGTGTGCCTTCAAGCATAAGCGGCCTCGCAACCACATCGCAGCCACCTACTCCTTCAATGGAATGGGGGCCTCCACAAAGAAGACagagttcttctttcttttctaGTGTGAACACAGGCACTGTTCCAGCCAACGAGCTCGCCAGTATGCACATTGCTTCCGCAATTCCTCATCAAATGGGCAGCGCTTTACAGCAGCACCCAAATCTCCCTTACGGACTTGTGGGTCAAGGATCCACCAGTACCGCTACCACTGCCACCGACTTGACCATAGCACCTAATTCGCAAAACCAGCAACCACCTCAAAGTCAGATTATCTCAGGAActcaacaacaacaggaAACCCAGGCAAATAACGGCACGCCAAAAGCTTCCGCGCAAAGATCAAGCACGTCGAAAAGTTCGCAGCCCAATGTGAACGCGTCTCAGAAGACGCCGTCTTCCACTTCAATTTCCTCCAGTGGAGGCATTTCCCAGGTTGACCTGTCCTTGCTTGCCCGTGTTCCCCCCCCTGCGAACCCTGCTGATCAAAACCCACCTTGTAACACCTTATACGTCGGAAACTTACCACCAGACGCAACCGAGCATGAACTCCGTCAATTGTTCTCGACACAAAAGGGCTTTAGGAGActttctttcagaaatAAGAATACCAACGGCAATGGCCACGGTCCTATGTGTTTCGTGGAATTTGAGGATGTTGCCCATGCTACCCGCGCCTTAGCAGAGCTTTACGGAAGACAGCTTCCTCGCTCCGGAACCAGTCATAACAACAAAGGCGGAATTAGGTtaagcttttcgaaaaacCCATTGGGCGTCAGAGGGCCTAACAGCCGGAGAAGCGGAAACGGCGGCAGTGTTAGTAACGGCAACTACAGTTATGCCACTGCTTTCAGCAAATAA
- the SHS1 gene encoding septin SHS1 (similar to uniprot|Q07657 Saccharomyces cerevisiae YDL225W SHS1 Component of the septin ring of the mother-bud neck that is required for cytokinesis septins recruit proteins to the neck and can act as a barrier to diffusion at the membrane and they comprise the 10nm filaments seen with EM), whose amino-acid sequence MYRRKKEHKRGINYSLMLVGDSGTGKTTFANNLLESPIFPHRFAMDAPQLAFNPRVQIAKPTMVVSYNSKNGIPSHMAQFDASREHFEPGITITSTSVEIATGAEQPPSRSSMSSEASSSAQSNSHSQDKISFNLVKTHGLGENLDNTMCFDEITAFLEQQFDQVLAEETRVKRNPRFEDTRVHVTLYFIPPTGHGLREMDVEMIKRLSRYTNVLPIISRADSFTPEELIKFKRQIMDDVERFHVPVYKFEVDPEEDDIETIEENQALAMMQPFAIMCSDEKNENGEYVRLYPWGEMRVDDDSISDLRVLKNVLFGSHFQEFKDTTQNFLYENYRAEKLSSVSEWDMDKEKGESSKRDSAAPSLSNFASLITTGQFKSTNSLAMPPQSETPTTPDSKEISQGVSDSPALRQMSQSIRRGNEEIIQNIKNSPRTSTPGSPDKSKLRNISETVPYVLKHERIIAKQQKLEELEAQSAKELQKRIQDLEKRAAELKLREKLLRQQHLNSSNTSLNSRQSAQQSMAPQSKLKKEESVTDLASIVSGKA is encoded by the coding sequence ATGTACCGCCGCAAGAAGGAGCACAAGCGCGGCATCAATTACTCGCTCATGCTAGTCGGCGACTCCGGCACCGGTAAGACCACGTTCGCAAACAATCTGCTCGAGAGCCCCATATTCCCACACCGCTTCGCCATGGACGCGCCGCAGCTGGCTTTCAACCCGCGTGTGCAGATCGCCAAGCCCACCATGGTCGTTTCCTACAACTCCAAGAATGGCATTCCGTCACACATGGCTCAGTTCGATGCGTCGCGCGAGCATTTCGAGCCCGGCATCACCATAACGTCCACGTCCGTTGAGATCGCGACCGGCGCAGAGCAGCCTCCGTCGCGGTCCTCCATGTCCAGCGAGGCGTCGTCTTCGGCCCAGAGCAATTCCCACAGCCAGGACAAAATCTCGTTCAACCTGGTCAAGACCCATGGGCTCGGCGAAAACCTCGACAACACAATGTGTTTCGACGAGATCACCGCTTTTCTCGAGCAGCAGTTCGACCAGGTGCTAGCGGAAGAGACCCGTGTCAAAAGAAACCCCCGCTTCGAGGACACCAGAGTCCATGTCACCTTGTATTTTATCCCGCCCACGGGCCACGGGCTCAGAGAAATGGACGTTGAGATGATCAAGCGTCTTTCGCGGTACACAAATGTTCTACCAATAATTTCTCGAGCAGACTCGTTCACTCCAGAGGAACTaatcaagttcaagaggCAAATTATGGACGACGTCGAGCGCTTCCACGTTCCAGTCTACAAGTTTGAGGTCGATCCCGAGGAGGACGACATCGAGACGATTGAGGAGAACCAAGCCCTCGCAATGATGCAGCCATTCGCCATCATGTGCTCCGACGAGAAGAACGAAAACGGTGAATACGTAAGGCTTTATCCTTGGGGCGAGATGCGTGTGGACGATGACTCGATTTCTGACCTCCGAGTTCTGAAGAACGTTCTATTCGGCTCTCACTTCCAAGAGTTCAAAGACACTACTCAGAACTTCCTGTACGAAAACTACAGAGCGGAGAAGTTGTCGTCAGTCTCTGAATGGGACATGGACAAAGAGAAGGGCGAGTCTAGCAAACGGGACTCTGCGGCACCAAGCTTATCTAACTTTGCCTCGCTGATCACCACAGGTCAGTTTAAGTCCACAAACTCTCTGGCCATGCCACCTCAGTCTGAAACTCCAACAACTCCCGATTCCAAAGAAATTAGCCAAGGCGTCTCTGACTCCCCTGCTTTGAGACAAATGTCACAAAGCATAAGGCGTGGCAATGAAGAGatcattcaaaacatcaagaatTCACCACGCACCTCGACGCCCGGTTCCCCTGACAAGTCAAAGCTGAGAAACATCTCAGAGACTGTTCCTTATGTATTGAAGCATGAGCGCATAATCGCCAAACAgcagaagctcgaagaatTAGAGGCACAGTCCGCCAaggagcttcaaaagcgaaTTCAGGACTTAGAGAAGAGGGCTGCCGAGTTGAAACTGAGAGAAAAGCTACTTCGTCAGCAGCACTTGAACAGTTCAAACACCTCCCTCAACTCGAGACAATCTGCACAACAGTCGATGGCTCCTCAatcgaagttgaaaaaggagGAAAGCGTTACTGATCTAGCATCTATAGTGAGTGGCAAGGCATAA